Below is a genomic region from Lemur catta isolate mLemCat1 chromosome 15, mLemCat1.pri, whole genome shotgun sequence.
CTCTGAGTCCAGCCTGTCTGGCTCCACAGCCCCGGCTCACCCCACCCAGGCTCCGAGGCCTGGAACTTGGCCACCAGGTGGAAAGACAGATAAGGCTCTGATCCATTATCCTCCATCAACCAACCCCATCCCAAACACCCACACCCCAAACGCTGTCTCAAAATAACCTCCATGGGAGAGGGTGGGACCCAACAGGTAagagctggggtggggcccaacaAGGCGTCCCTCCCAGAAGAAAAACATAGGAAAGGGGGAGGGACAGGAACCCTTGCATTTTTTCACTCCTAGCACCAATGGCTAGAGGGTCCCTGGAAGCCCAACAGTGAAGCAGCCCAATTCCTGTGTGACTTTTCCTTAGGCATCAAGAATGGCTATCCTTCAGGGTGGCAGCGGCTGAGGCTCTGCTAGAAATGATTCTGATTCCCCAGTCCAGCTGCTGACAGGTGGGGACCACGGACAGCCCTGGGCAGACAGGCAGACCGGCTGGCTCATTTGCACCTTCCTGTTCCACGCCAGGCAGTCCACACTGCTGAGTCCACACAGGATGCGGTCCCTGCCCTCAGAAGTCTGACTCCTCCCATTGACAGCAAACTGGCACACACTGGGCCCTAAGTCCCACACAGGCCTCAGTCCCACTTGGACCAACAGCAGCCTGGCCCACTCCTGGAACAGACAGCTCTCGTGTGGGTCTTCCCTGGGGAAGACAGGCATGGAGAGGAGCTGCAATCCCCCCGCaggagagaataaagagaaagatgtGCCTGTGCTGCCTGAAGGCAGGCGGGGGCCGTGGAAGGGGTGGCCATCAGGCTGTTTTAGGCCTAGAGAACGTCTGACTGACTCTGGCCACCACGTCTCTGTTCCCGCCACTAAGCCATCCTGGACCAAGCCACCACTGATGCGTGCCTGGGGTCACTGTGGCAGCATCCTAAGCCGTCTCCACAGTCCTCTCACCAGCGTCTTCACACCCACCCCGACCGTGGCCACGCAGCAGTCTGCTCTGTTCCTCAGGAGGGCCTCGCTCTGCACTGAAGACTGTGTTGACCGTGTTTACTGTCTCTACGTTATGCCTGATTAAAAACTACAATAAAGACACCGATGCAAGAATCTTATTAGCAAAACCTGGCAGAGAGCATTTTCTCCCAAATCTGTTTCCTCAaacattattaatactttaaagcaatctataataaaaattttcataacaacACATTTGTTCCTGGGTAATACAAATTCCAGATCATAAAAAATTGAGGacaaattaattttgtcttttaaaaaaaaaaagtttctttgcTGTCCTTGGGACCTGTTCCCTACCATACAACAATGTCCCCTAATTCTGACTCATACAGTCTTCATGTCTCAACTTGAAAAATCCCTTCCTTACACAGGGAGCACCTCAGCCCCCCGACCAGGTCTACCAGCTGTACCGACAGTGTCCTCCACCTCTCCTGCCACATGGGTCTCTTCATAGCCATCACTGGGGTAGAATGATCTGACTGGGGCCAGCAGTTAATTGAAAAAGCCAGTTAAAGCAACTTTTGTGTATATGACACCTAAGTTCTCTACACATCtcattcaattttaatttttcacatctcattttactttgtttattttttagaaacagggtcctgttctatcacccaggctggaatgcagtggtgcaatcacagctcactgcagtcttgaactcctgggctcaggtgatcctcccgcctcagcctcttgagtcactgggattacagatgcacGCCACTACCTCTAGctaatctgtttattttttgtggagagggggtcttgctatgttgcaaggctggtctcgaactcctggcctcaagcaatccttccacctcggcctcccaaagtgctgggattacaggcgtgagccatggcccCTGGCAACACATCTCATTTTAAGTTGAAACACATGTATGCACATTCCTCGGCCAGTCTTTCTGGTGTAGGGCCAGGGTCTTTTCTCTGAGTATGGCTTGCTAACCAAAGTTCCTGTATCGTCTATTTTGtagttttggtttctttaaagTAGAACTTTACACACATGTGCCCGAGAACTTGAAGGCATTTGCAAAGGAATCTGAGTGTGAAATCATTCTGGATTTTCACAAAATGTCCCCAATATTTAGTTACCATGTCTGCATTTTTTCTGACAGGAACATTACTTGAATGATTCCTAAGTCATCCCTAAGTggtcaaatatgtatttatagaaACAACAACTTTCTTCATTTACTCTGAGGTATGGCATAGTGCTTCAGACCCCACACTCTGTGTCCAGCTGGGTTCAAACCCCAATTGAGTacttactagctgagtgaccttaggtaagttatttaacctctctgtgcctattccccatctgtaaaattggggtTTCGGCTATTACTGTTGCTTCATTTGTTTATGTGATGTCAAATTCGATTATACAATTACAACTACCGTAAGCAGGTTTGGGAACAAACAACTCACTCTTGATAAGCATCTGACTTAACTGACGGAGCACAAGGACAAGGTGCACCAGAGACCAGCCTGCCGGCTGAGTGCGCTGCATGCCAGGGGCATTAGTCAGGAAGTTTCACACACGGGCACGGAAAGCATTGGGTAAGCCGGGGCCAATTCAGCGCATGACAGTTAAGGACGACTTTCCTGAGCTTGTTCACCATCTGTCATCCAGCCCTGCCTACACCTGGGGAAAATCACCTGGGGGGGGTCTAAAACAACACGATGCTCTGGCATCCCCAGAGACTGACGAACGTGGTatgaggtggggcctgggcattTCTACAAACTCCCAGATTCTAACAACAGGCTTGAGGACCCTGGGGCCAGAGGGGAAGGTCACTGAGGGCGGGGCCTACCTCTTATCTCCCAAGTGCCTAGTGCAGCTCCCGCCACGGCAGGCCCTCACATCCCAGCTTTTAAAGGAGTAAATGGTGGCCACCGGGTTTCAAGCACCAGGGCACAGCCTTTATTCCCTCTTCTTAGCTTCCCTATGGCACCGGTGGGTAGGAACCAACCACACAGAGCAGCTGAGGCCGTGCCTAAGAGGCAGACGAAGGCACAAGGGAGAAGCTAGGTCTCAACAGTGATAAACACTTCCACCTAGAGATTAGTTCCAGGAGGTGCCAGCTGGGGCTGCAGTTAATCATTCACCCTGCGCCATAGGAAGCAACGCCTATGTGGCAGTCCCAGCCCCGGCACTTCCCAAGCTCCGGGCAGGTCCTCTTGGTCGACAGGTCATCTAGACAGGAGAGCCAAGGCCCAGCCACAGGTAAGGGGGACAGGTGGCCCAGGACAAAGGCTCTGGATACAGTCTATTGCCCCCCTCACCCCATTCTGGCTTCTGTCAGGAAGGACTCATTAACACATGTCCTGAGTACCCCCCAAAATGACATCACAAAAGGGCAGAATATAGCCGGAGGGAGTGTGAAAGGCAAAATGGGAACCACGGTTGCCAGGCAACTAGCCCTAGCCcacttttgtttgctttggtgTCAGCAGTGGTCTGGTCAGGGCCACTTGGCAAGGCCAATACCTTTTCCTCTCAGCAGTTGCTTCTTTGAGTCGGTGCAGCTCTGGTCACCTGGTGGGCCTTCATCTCAGGCTGCCCCCCTAACGTGCGGGGCCTGAAGGACTACCCTGATTTGCCCTCGTGGGAAACAGGACTGTCAACAGCAAAATCAGGTAATGCCTCCTTCCCTCGTCACCTGTCCTTCCTTTAACTGGCTACAGGCTCCCAGCCTGTCGATATTAGCTCCATTTCAAGAAAGTGAGTTAGTCCTTCCGTTCTCAGCTGCCTCCAAGGAAGTTTACCACGGCCTCAGCCAAAGTCAGTCCATGCCTTGACTCCTAAACGGATCTCTCAAAATGCCTCCCAAGTGTTTGGCAATTGGGGCAGGAAAAATAGGATCTATAGTGGTACTTTTCTGATTCTAGCTGAGGTCTCAGGGATAACAGAGAAAGTTCTTGCTCACATTGGGGCTATTCAGGAAAAAACGACTAGACAATCCAGGGCCCCTCCCTTTGCACCACTTCCTGCTTCTATTTCTATAGAGGGGGAAACTCCATTTGTTGCTTGCTGGAGGCACTGAGCCCAAAGACTCACCATCCCTCTGCGTCcactggctgcagaggagggccAGCTGTTCACCAAGACCGCTACAGGGGCTGAAGTCGGGAAGTGGAGAGTAGTGCCTAGGACAGGGCCTTGGAGAGCCCCCTGCACTCAGGACCTCTGTCCCTCTTTTCCAGGTTCACATGGACCAACTCACAGTGCAGAAGTCAGTCTGGAAGGATGAATTCTGGCAGAACCCCTGGGAGAAGGGGGGCCTGGCAGTGATCGGCTTATTCATAACTACAGTCCTGCTTCTCATCCTGTTTGCTATTGTGTTTGGTTTGTTCCAACCGACAGAAGACGACCGTGTGAAGAGGACTGATCTCACTTCCTAGGGGCTGAGACAGCAGCAGGGGAGGTGAGCTGACCTACAGTGGCAGCGGGCCCCTGCAGGGTCCCCTCTGGCTTGGGCCCCAAGCCCTGGCATATTCTACCTGCCAGGAAAGTATCTAGTCAAATACTGGATCTGACTAGCAAGATGGGGAGCCTGGTCTGAGACCAATTCTGGCCACCCTCCTTCTCTGCTGCCACTAGGACTCTGAAATCACAAGGAGAGGGCCTCTCCACTGCCTCAGGTGAGATGAGCAAGGCTAACAAGGTCCTCTAACAGGATCACAGGCTCAGCCAGTAACTTCACAAATCCTTAACAGAGAAAGACACAACCAACCAATCACATGAAGTAAAAATTCCT
It encodes:
- the SMIM6 gene encoding small integral membrane protein 6, coding for MDQLTVQKSVWKDEFWQNPWEKGGLAVIGLFITTVLLLILFAIVFGLFQPTEDDRVKRTDLTS